A window from Roseburia sp. 499 encodes these proteins:
- a CDS encoding PEP/pyruvate-binding domain-containing protein produces the protein MAAFERVLSGIPQMDQAFDNIRLGDNVVWQVSDLSEFRTFVEPYVEQAKQDGRNIIYIRFAAHEPILIEENGIKVYQVKLSHRFETFTIEIHRIIEKEGRDAFYVFDCLSELQVAWSTDLMMGNFFRVTCPFLFQLDTVAYFPILRGRHSFQAVAKIRETTQLFLDVYSDEKSLYVHPLKVWNRYSPTMFLPHAYIPAEGIFKPLTDGVSTSRFYAVLNRKDGYNAQHSQDSYDRFFDLAKLQYERSELSSDTFQIMCKTMMTRDEKMREMVYSAFTPEDLFHIRARMIGSGMIGGKACGMLLARKLVERELENAGAVMEPHDSFYIGSDVFYTYIVANGFWNMRIRQRSEEEYFSIAPKLQEALRTGNFPKDIEEQFIQMLEYYGQSPIIVRSSSILEDGFGNAFAGKYESVFCVNQGELEERLKAFEDAVRTVYASTMDNSALEYRKQRGLADRDEQMALLVQRVSGSSYDGFFMPDAAGVGYSYSSYKVSSDMKPEEGMLRVVMGLGTRAVDRTNGDYPCIIGLSCAQEALKKKPEERQKYSQHNIDVLDTGEGKLSTKTLTNLGVAGKSRLVEHDYELERMFRERGQSRDIYLITCKGFIRNEKLIHTMKRILSILQEHYEYPVDIEFTVNFGEKEDFVINLLQCRPLQLGKNYNYKIREELPKMQKENVLFHIKNASMGHSRMEEITHVVYIDPQAYYTFPYYSKPLVARAVGEVNRYYKEKGMHLLLLTPGRIGTSSPELGVPVVFADICNFMGICEISYSKAGYCPELSFGSHMFQDLVEADIYYGAIYENEKTCIWNPMLLDESRNCYSKIMAEISPQMQELAEIIHVYDTRDLGILFYHNEEKEETICGIPEK, from the coding sequence GAAACTTTTACTATTGAGATTCACCGAATTATTGAAAAAGAGGGCAGAGATGCTTTTTATGTTTTTGACTGTTTGTCTGAATTGCAGGTAGCGTGGTCTACGGATTTAATGATGGGAAATTTCTTCCGAGTGACCTGTCCCTTCTTATTTCAACTGGACACGGTAGCATATTTTCCTATTTTACGGGGAAGACATTCTTTTCAGGCGGTGGCAAAGATAAGAGAGACCACGCAGCTCTTTTTGGACGTATATTCTGATGAAAAGAGTTTATATGTACATCCATTGAAAGTGTGGAATCGTTATTCTCCAACTATGTTTTTGCCACATGCATATATACCTGCAGAGGGTATTTTTAAGCCCTTGACGGATGGTGTCAGTACCAGTCGCTTTTATGCTGTTTTGAATCGAAAGGATGGCTACAATGCACAGCATAGTCAGGATAGTTATGACCGATTTTTTGATTTGGCAAAGCTTCAGTATGAGCGTTCTGAATTGAGTAGTGATACATTTCAGATTATGTGCAAAACCATGATGACCAGAGATGAGAAAATGAGGGAAATGGTATATAGTGCATTTACTCCTGAAGATTTATTTCATATTAGGGCAAGAATGATTGGAAGCGGAATGATTGGTGGAAAAGCTTGCGGAATGCTACTGGCACGAAAGCTGGTAGAGCGAGAACTGGAAAATGCCGGAGCTGTCATGGAGCCACATGATTCCTTCTATATTGGTTCTGATGTTTTTTATACTTATATTGTAGCCAACGGATTCTGGAATATGCGTATCCGGCAGCGTAGCGAAGAAGAGTATTTCTCTATTGCACCAAAGTTACAGGAAGCATTGCGGACCGGAAATTTTCCCAAGGATATTGAAGAACAGTTTATTCAGATGCTGGAGTATTATGGGCAGAGTCCAATTATTGTTCGAAGCAGTAGTATTTTGGAGGACGGATTTGGAAATGCCTTTGCAGGAAAATATGAGTCTGTATTCTGTGTGAATCAGGGCGAGTTAGAAGAGAGACTGAAAGCTTTTGAGGATGCGGTACGGACAGTATATGCCAGTACCATGGATAACTCTGCACTGGAATATCGAAAACAGCGGGGGCTTGCAGATCGGGATGAACAGATGGCACTTTTGGTACAGCGGGTTTCCGGTTCTTCTTACGACGGATTTTTTATGCCAGATGCTGCCGGGGTAGGATATTCTTATAGTTCCTACAAAGTTTCTTCCGATATGAAACCGGAGGAAGGGATGCTTCGGGTCGTTATGGGATTAGGTACTCGTGCAGTAGACCGTACCAATGGAGATTATCCTTGTATCATAGGTCTGTCCTGTGCCCAAGAGGCATTGAAGAAAAAGCCGGAGGAGAGGCAGAAGTATTCCCAGCATAATATTGATGTATTAGACACCGGAGAAGGAAAGTTAAGTACAAAAACACTGACAAATCTTGGAGTGGCAGGAAAAAGCAGACTGGTAGAGCATGATTATGAATTGGAGCGTATGTTCCGGGAACGTGGGCAGAGTCGTGATATTTATCTGATTACCTGTAAGGGATTTATCCGAAACGAAAAGTTAATTCATACAATGAAGCGTATTTTAAGCATTTTACAGGAGCATTACGAGTATCCGGTAGATATTGAATTTACGGTGAATTTCGGTGAAAAAGAGGATTTTGTGATAAATCTTTTACAATGCCGTCCGTTACAGCTTGGGAAAAATTATAATTATAAAATCAGAGAGGAATTGCCTAAGATGCAGAAGGAGAACGTATTGTTTCATATAAAAAATGCATCTATGGGACATTCCAGAATGGAAGAAATTACGCATGTGGTATATATTGATCCACAGGCGTATTACACTTTTCCATATTACTCCAAGCCATTGGTGGCAAGAGCGGTAGGAGAAGTGAATCGTTATTATAAGGAAAAGGGAATGCATCTGTTGCTGTTGACACCGGGACGAATCGGAACTTCCTCCCCGGAATTGGGAGTACCTGTTGTTTTCGCGGATATTTGCAATTTTATGGGAATCTGTGAGATTTCTTATTCGAAGGCAGGATATTGCCCGGAACTTTCCTTTGGTAGTCATATGTTTCAGGATTTGGTAGAAGCAGATATTTATTATGGTGCCATTTATGAAAATGAAAAGACTTGCATCTGGAATCCAATGCTTTTGGACGAGAGCCGGAACTGTTATTCTAAAATTATGGCAGAAATCAGTCCACAGATGCAGGAACTTGCTGAAATTATCCATGTATATGATACCAGAGATTTGGGAATTCTTTTTTATCATAATGAGGAAAAAGAAGAAACAATTTGTGGAATTCCGGAGAAATAA